The Drosophila innubila isolate TH190305 chromosome 2R unlocalized genomic scaffold, UK_Dinn_1.0 1_C_2R, whole genome shotgun sequence DNA window TTAGaaacacactcgcacacacacttgcacacacaaacacacacacagtcagacAGGCAGCAAAATGTCGGCAGCTGTTTGTTAGCCATTTTATGtgaatgttcttatttttttaattttttatacattttatacaaatgcattttcaatcATTGTTATTCATAATTTCTTAGCCCATTTCAAAATGGCCTGCAAACGGATTTTATACAGCTCCATTGCCCCGCCCCCTTTCTGGGCCTGGAATTGCTGTCTGTTGgctaattgaaaatcaattaatgtGGCCGCATATACCCACCATATCAGACGATGTCAGTCGATGTCAGAAAtcatccacaaaaaaaaaaacaaaagcatcagaataataataaaattaaaaagtgagagacagagaactTGAATCCTTTTGTTTTgaatacttgtattttttgcTCTCACTGTTTATTGATGTGTGGAATTGAAGTCGAAAATGAGGTTCAATGAATCTTCAAGTGCGTCTTAAAGCATTTCACAAGTCTCAAAAGCGTACAAGTTTTGCATGCCCAAGTAGCTCGATTTTCGGGTACAACAAGATGTTTTTAATAACAAGTCTGGGAGTGGAAAAGGATTTGGGAATTAATATAGAATTAGAATACTTATTTGATTGCCAATTAtactaatttattattgtaaattcGTATTTGCAGGTGAACAAACAATATACAGCCAACGATCTGGAGGCTTTTATGAAAATCGCCGCCAACTGGCAAAGCACCAATCACAATTTGCTGGAGGGTGTCGATTTAAAGACAGGTAAAGCACTCACAAATCATTCTTATCATCATAAACTAATAATAACATCTATTATTGGCATACAGAGATGACTCAGTATATGAACAGTCCGTCGATGAACATGTATAAGAAACGGGAGCGAACACAGAACTGGAATCATCAGGAGAAGAAATACTTGCTGGATTTGTGCCGCAAGGATATGCGCATCATTGAGAATAAACGACTCGATGCTGGACTTACTGCAGTCAAGAACAAGGCCTGGAAAATTATACaccaaaagttttcaaatcaatttggCACAGATCGCACCTGCAATCGTCTCAAGGAACAATGGCGACGCATGAAAGGTGTGTATTATCAAactaatatattttgaaaaaaagtatatttatttaaaaattaaaggaaCAAATCATAAACTAAGAAGAAAATTTCAACACTTTATCtacaacttcaaactgtcacaactttgtcaaaacttaaccgatttccttgtaGAATATCAACTTTTGAATTATTCTACgtaaaatttgattctgcatcaaaatgaatgtttaataaacaaatttttatgttgtacattcattttttttgaccACCCAATTTCAAGATTCTAGTTCTAATTTGCAAGCTATATTGTTTTGAACTTATATTtcccaaattaatttttattttaattttttatatatgatattcttaatattattataaatttcattgaCAATTATAAGATTAACTATAAAgatcatttaataattgttgttttttctatatattcttTGTAGCCTGCACACGTAATGAGATTCTGGACTATAATAATCGTCTTGCCAGATTCGGGGCTGAGGTGGCCGATCGTAAGAAGCCGTCGCCGTTCACCTTTGAGGTTTGGGACTTTATGCAGGAGGCGAAAAAGGCGTGCAAGTCGGAGGCACTTGATGGCATTGACTACTCCAAGATTCCGTTGGCGCTTGAGGAGGACTTTGAATATCGCGATGACTACAAATTCAATGCCGATGAGCATGACATGGATGAGTAAGTGAAGCTACAATTGTTAAGTAAAATCACAactaataaattgatttattcttatttatgatttatagCAGCCGCACGCCGCCGCAGGAGCTGTGCGATGTGGACATCAAGGAGGAGGAGACTAATGAGACCTTTAACGAAACGTACAATAATCACAGCAATGATATCCACTTAAATGGCGAACGTCTCAGCGTCTCGCCCAATCACAGTCGCAACGGTCTGCACGATGCTGAGAGtcctgtcgctgccgctgccgccgcgcTGGACACGAGTGCCGTTGGAGGCGCCTTTATGCCACCCACTGGCGGTGATATGTCCGGCTTTCAGCCCAGCTTTAACATGAACAACATATCCGCAACGCTGGAGGCACTCAACGCCTTGCGTAGTGGACAATTCCCAAGTGCAGcggccgcagcagcagctgccataCAACAGCATCAGGCTCAAGCGGTggcactgcaacaacagcagcagcagcaacagcaacataacaacaataacaataacaatgaggatgatgatgagctGCCCAAACCAATGGCCAAGCGCCAgcgcaccagcagcagcagtctgGCCAGCGAGGAGCAAGCGACAACGTTGCCACTTCCATTGTCCACAACAGTGCCACAATCCACCGAGAGTCAAGCGCTGGAGCGCAGTGTCAGCGGAGTGGGCGTAGGCGTGGtcggtggcagcaacagcagcggcagcaacagcagtgcAACCACAACTGCTGGCAACTCCTTCGAGCTGCGTCTGTTCATGGAGATGCAGAGCAAGGAGCACATGATGCGCATGAAGATACTCGAGGTGCAATTGCAGGCGGCCAAACATAGTCGCGATCTCGTGGAGATCAACAAGACGCTGGCGCTGCAGAAGCTACAGGAATTGGCCAGCAAGCGATTGCCCAGTTAGAGACGCGTTTTTTGGCTTGTTAATTGCTTGAttatcatcataatcatcaaaAATCATGGATCATCATCGTTTTGGATCGATCGTTGTTTTAGTTGTAGACTGTAACTTTGTAGCACTtagcacatacatatatatatataaatatatatatatatagcacaTAGGGCGTAGCTAAAGTTAAAGTTTAGACTAAGTATATgattttgtaaacaaaaacaaaaacagacacagatacacacacacacacaaacagttaCAATTGAGCTGCATTCACAACATTCCTGGCATTGTTTTTGACCAGTATTTAAAAGctagaagcatatataaacacacacctccacacacacacacacacacacacacacatagattgGCAGCTCTtttcaattgcagctgcaaaggcgcacaaaagtatgccatattattttaaaattattcaaagcACTTCTCCccctttcacacacacacacacacactcagcaGCCCATGCATACAGCCTacctcacacacatacacaacacCCACACATAGCTGTTGTGTTGGGGGAGAGTGGCAAAAGTAGGCGTATTTTGGGGCTCTGCACTTGACCAAGTCAAGTGAATTTTTGAATACGCCCGCGCCTGCattaaagtttttagtttGTACTTAGTTCTAGttgtatttgtagttgtatttGTACTTGTAACTCTTCTCCAAGTTGCTcaaatgtacacacacacacacgcacacacacatacactgacaCAAACTACTTAccacaaatgtattttaaaatgtacttatacttatttttgactTCAGTTCGACTAACGAAATGCACAATAtctttttatctttatcttaTTGTAGACCTAagttactcacacacacacacacaaacaataacattaCTCTACGcgtatctattattattttaaattgtaacgaaatttgaatgctgatttgtatttattttgtctaGTTCTAATGTCGAAATGTTTTTTCCTGTAATTGCCATATTAATTTCCAATTATCTTCacacattttttgtttcaaatgttgtctatacaatatacatatatatataaaaaaaaaaacatttatatatataaacattataaaCAAATGAGAAACTTATCTTCGGAAGcagcatttgaatttgtttattgacTTCAGAATGTAAATgagaaatgcaaattattttgaataaaaaaaaaataataatatggaaAGCTTATGaaagttacatttttttcttgggGTATtgctttgtttcttttaaGGGGGCTTTTCCACTTGACTAAGGATTATTCATGTTGCAGGACTCTTTCGCAATTTTCAGCATCTTTTTGTTGCTATGCAATTTTGTAACTACATATTGCTCCTGTAGATCAATATATTCACCGATAAGCGCCAGCAAATCCCGCTTCTAAGCAACAAGAAAATTGTTATAAGTTCAACACCATTAATAATTTTCCTTACCCGAATTAATTCACCAATTTGTTTACTCCAAAGTGCcaaattctaaaatcaaaatgaatttaatatctGTTAGATTTGAGATTAAAATATCTTGTTACcttcttttccatttttttgatCTTCTCGTCGTCTGATAACAGGCGCAGTTGTTGAGGTAACGGATTTTTCCTCCCCGCAAAATTGGTTGCCACACATCTGTGCCTGAAACAGCTCCACATGGTAGAATTTGgaattttctttttggaaATTTGTGTAGAAAACAGCAATGCTTacttctttgttgttgtttttccagttttctcatattcatatttccatcaacaaattcaaatttcaactcTCAGCTTACTTTGTTGTTCCCTTTTGTTCGCTTCGAATTTTCATCTCTTCTCGCACTACATCTTTATTTTGATCCTGTTGCTCCTTTTGAATCATTCTATTGCGTAATTCCTTCAGCTGTTCAATTTGCTGTTATAATAAAAGTGAGCTTTAGTTATTGTGCAACAGAAAATCATTTTCTATACagacaattttcaaaaaatgtccATTTTCCAAGGCTCTGGCTCTTTCATAGGCATCttggttaaattttcttaagatGTAAATGTAGGCGAGAGAAATACAATCCGATGTCGGCTTTAACAAGCTTAAAGTCTTGACTACTCTCAAAGCAGGTTgcatcataaatatatatatacaaaaaaagttataaaaaaaaaatttcaaaattgttaaacaagcTTTTAATTTAGAATGATTAAGTACATTTGGAATTTAGGCACAAtgaaagtattatttttaaatcgcCTACTTGGACTAGATCTGGCTACTCGAAAATTTCGAGTCCATCAGAAatctaattgaaattttctattttccttCTCATCTATCCTTTCTTTCACTTTATCGATTTCGTTTGCGAGTTCTTTGATTTTCCTCTTAAGTTTTCTTTGCTCTCTAAATTTCGCTCTCGCCAGTAACAGCAGTTTTTCGTATTGCTATGGAtagataaattattatttttaaataatattttataatacagatttaataaaaatacataccaattttaaaaaatataaattatccTTGGCTATGCCTTTTTCATAAATTCTTTTGGAGTATCTAGTTATTAATAAGGATTTAAGGGCTTGTTTTAATGGCATCTCAGATCGTCAAATACTCACTCTCGGCCATAATATAATCGTTGGGGCTTTAAAAAGTTATCAGCACTTTTAAACCTGAAACCAAACAAGCTTTCCATATCCAATGTATGAAACAGTATTCCAATTTTGAGAAActtaacacaaaaataatttctttttaccTGAATTTCAAACTCTCAAGGCAAAAAGTGAGAAATTATTTTCATGGATTACTGAGGaaccaaatttttaaatgcttaccgtcatattattaaaaagttttttatatatatttaaaagtctaTTGCGTTTATTCCTTTCGATGTCTGCCTTGATATTTGTTTTCGACCTCTGCCATTTCACTATCTAGCTGTTCGATTTGCCTATCCAGTTGTCTTTGTGCCTTAAGTACTTTCCTTCTTAGCTTTATCAGCTGTTCATATTGCTTTTGTAATAATAGAAAacatgcatattaaaaaagaaaacacatttttttaaatacaaactatttttaaaaaatgagtATTCTCCCTCGCTTTGCCCCTCTCATAAATTTCCTTGGCATAATATCTAGAAAGTTccattgaaataattaaacatgACTTATTACATGACGTCGAACAGATAAGTTAGAACTTACTTTAAATGTAGTTTATTCCAAGTTTGTTGAGGCTTTAATAGGGTGAAAACACATCGGTATGAGACGCCAAATATACTTTTCATAATGagaaactacaacaaaaacaattttgagataaataataataagtgtaTTTCGAAAGAGACAGAAGActagaataatatttttgatgtaTAAACATCTGATTTGAGAGTTTCTTCAATGAGCCCTAGAGAGAAAAGTTTTTCTAgttatttatatcaattttaagaAAGTTTTCTCAAGTTATCCCTTTAAATAAAGTTCTTAAGGCGCAATTCGGAAAcgattctatttttatttcaataatttcttaGATCTTCTCACAATGTAATTTAACATTCAAATATTGTTatacaagtaatttaaaatatcgaaAGGAGCTTTGAAAATGTAggtaatttgtatataaagtAGGTGCATGCCACGGCTTTAagattctaattttttttctgtttttcttttttgtttttcttttttatagtttttattttctcatctAGTTCATCCATTTTTTCCTTAATTagctctttttcttttaatattttttcgcgTAGATTCTGCAGCTGCTCGCGTTGCTAAGAGaaagaaatacataaatttagaAGCTGAAAAGTTATtactattataaaataacgAATCAAAATCGAACCAATTGCAGAAAGTGAACATTTTCCTTTGCCTTGCCCGCTTCACGGATCTTATCAGAGTATCTATAGGTcgttatattatattaattttaaaaaattatctctGTTTAGAATAAAACTTACggaaatatttgttgaatgTAATGTGGCGATGGCAGCAATATCTTTGCGTTCTTTGCAACAACCGCTGAAGTAATTTGCACAATGAACATCATGGTATCCGAAAAGTTAGAATTTTGAAGatcaaaagaaatttatgaaataataaaaaaggctTTGCAAGTTTTATAACATTGAAGGTTAAAGAAAGGCTAAATTCATTCtatgaaaattattgtttaactACTGTGATTTCGAATATacaatttgttgcatacttttaggcggaATATAGATTTGGTTCGTCAtgctgaaattattattattaatgttgcCAATTCAAATAttggattaaaaataaaaacatttcattttgtgtgaACTAAGAAAAGTCTATTTcgaaatgattaaaaatacagaaaaagtTAAATGCGAAAAGCTCATATGAGAAAGGAAGGCAGATGAGTATGTGTGCATCTTCTATGATCCCTAGCAATAAATACGGTTACTCCTccttttgtattgttttcttATAATCAGCTTGCTTTGAGGCAGCAGCTTTTCTTAACTGATCTCTAATACGTTCGATGCGCCTTTGCAATTTTGCGATTTTTGCATCAATTTCCTTTCGTTCATCGAGTGCTCTGCTCTTCAAAAACCCAAGTTGTTTATGTAGCtatgaatatgaaaaaaatttaagtaatattattGCCAACTGCATTAAGATTTTGAATACATactgtttttaatttgcttgtaTTTCCAGTTGGACTTCGAGTGGAATACATTTTACCGCTAAAAAACCTAGACAAAAGAATTAAAGACTTTAAAAAGTGAGCATTTTTAGGCACTCACTTGATATTTTGAAGAAGCGAAGCTTtctggagctgaagctgaaatAATTTTCGAGCATTTCTGCATGTCGAGCTTAAGAAACATTCCATAATGTTCACccaaaatttttagatatttttcgaataattttgaataaaaatctaGAGACTgacaacaaatagaaaaacgTAGCAT harbors:
- the LOC117785810 gene encoding uncharacterized protein LOC117785810 isoform X1, translating into MASSAVNKQYTANDLEAFMKIAANWQSTNHNLLEGVDLKTEMTQYMNSPSMNMYKKRERTQNWNHQEKKYLLDLCRKDMRIIENKRLDAGLTAVKNKAWKIIHQKFSNQFGTDRTCNRLKEQWRRMKACTRNEILDYNNRLARFGAEVADRKKPSPFTFEVWDFMQEAKKACKSEALDGIDYSKIPLALEEDFEYRDDYKFNADEHDMDDSRTPPQELCDVDIKEEETNETFNETYNNHSNDIHLNGERLSVSPNHSRNGLHDAESPVAAAAAALDTSAVGGAFMPPTGGDMSGFQPSFNMNNISATLEALNALRSGQFPSAAAAAAAAIQQHQAQAVALQQQQQQQQQHNNNNNNNEDDDELPKPMAKRQRTSSSSLASEEQATTLPLPLSTTVPQSTESQALERSVSGVGVGVVGGSNSSGSNSSATTTAGNSFELRLFMEMQSKEHMMRMKILEVQLQAAKHSRDLVEINKTLALQKLQELASKRLPS
- the LOC117785810 gene encoding uncharacterized protein LOC117785810 isoform X4, translated to MVNKQYTANDLEAFMKIAANWQSTNHNLLEGVDLKTEMTQYMNSPSMNMYKKRERTQNWNHQEKKYLLDLCRKDMRIIENKRLDAGLTAVKNKAWKIIHQKFSNQFGTDRTCNRLKEQWRRMKACTRNEILDYNNRLARFGAEVADRKKPSPFTFEVWDFMQEAKKACKSEALDGIDYSKIPLALEEDFEYRDDYKFNADEHDMDDSRTPPQELCDVDIKEEETNETFNETYNNHSNDIHLNGERLSVSPNHSRNGLHDAESPVAAAAAALDTSAVGGAFMPPTGGDMSGFQPSFNMNNISATLEALNALRSGQFPSAAAAAAAAIQQHQAQAVALQQQQQQQQQHNNNNNNNEDDDELPKPMAKRQRTSSSSLASEEQATTLPLPLSTTVPQSTESQALERSVSGVGVGVVGGSNSSGSNSSATTTAGNSFELRLFMEMQSKEHMMRMKILEVQLQAAKHSRDLVEINKTLALQKLQELASKRLPS
- the LOC117785810 gene encoding uncharacterized protein LOC117785810 isoform X2, which translates into the protein MASSAVNKQYTANDLEAFMKIAANWQSTNHNLLEGVDLKTEMTQYMNSPSMNMYKKRERTQNWNHQEKKYLLDLCRKDMRIIENKRLDAGLTAVKNKAWKIIHQKFSNQFGTDRTCNRLKEQWRRMKACTRNEILDYNNRLARFGAEVADRKKPSPFTFEVWDFMQEAKKACKSEALDGIDYSKIPLALEEDFEYRDDYKFNADEHDMDDRTPPQELCDVDIKEEETNETFNETYNNHSNDIHLNGERLSVSPNHSRNGLHDAESPVAAAAAALDTSAVGGAFMPPTGGDMSGFQPSFNMNNISATLEALNALRSGQFPSAAAAAAAAIQQHQAQAVALQQQQQQQQQHNNNNNNNEDDDELPKPMAKRQRTSSSSLASEEQATTLPLPLSTTVPQSTESQALERSVSGVGVGVVGGSNSSGSNSSATTTAGNSFELRLFMEMQSKEHMMRMKILEVQLQAAKHSRDLVEINKTLALQKLQELASKRLPS
- the LOC117785810 gene encoding uncharacterized protein LOC117785810 isoform X5, which codes for MKIAANWQSTNHNLLEGVDLKTEMTQYMNSPSMNMYKKRERTQNWNHQEKKYLLDLCRKDMRIIENKRLDAGLTAVKNKAWKIIHQKFSNQFGTDRTCNRLKEQWRRMKACTRNEILDYNNRLARFGAEVADRKKPSPFTFEVWDFMQEAKKACKSEALDGIDYSKIPLALEEDFEYRDDYKFNADEHDMDDSRTPPQELCDVDIKEEETNETFNETYNNHSNDIHLNGERLSVSPNHSRNGLHDAESPVAAAAAALDTSAVGGAFMPPTGGDMSGFQPSFNMNNISATLEALNALRSGQFPSAAAAAAAAIQQHQAQAVALQQQQQQQQQHNNNNNNNEDDDELPKPMAKRQRTSSSSLASEEQATTLPLPLSTTVPQSTESQALERSVSGVGVGVVGGSNSSGSNSSATTTAGNSFELRLFMEMQSKEHMMRMKILEVQLQAAKHSRDLVEINKTLALQKLQELASKRLPS
- the LOC117785818 gene encoding uncharacterized protein LOC117785818; the protein is MTVKRNYFCVKFLKIGILFHTLDMESLFGFRFKSADNFLKPQRLYYGREYSKRIYEKGIAKDNLYFLKLQYEKLLLLARAKFREQRKLKRKIKELANEIDKVKERIDEKENRKFQLDF
- the LOC117785821 gene encoding uncharacterized protein LOC117785821 isoform X1, producing the protein MECFLSSTCRNARKLFQLQLQKASLLQNIKFFSGKMYSTRSPTGNTSKLKTLHKQLGFLKSRALDERKEIDAKIAKLQRRIERIRDQLRKAAASKQADYKKTIQKEE